One segment of Paenibacillus sp. FSL R7-0337 DNA contains the following:
- a CDS encoding GNAT family N-acetyltransferase — MKIDASVIAARNIMDESQGKSYPTFAYSVLDRYIDGDIIIDKSSALIGISSGIYTVVGDETNDDFASRLLHEFKHRERLDQRFTLFSSSEGWDRRINELLGAKLQRLQRYSFTFNEQRFLQSGRAGMQEGFRLNRINEESLEGDREFDAAYIRKYWGSLERFADKGFGFFVTEREVIAGECVSIFSSEQYAEIDILTNPLYRGRGMAGCVAKAFILECLERQITPRWDCDLHNIASIRLAQKLNFTAPETYSLYARK; from the coding sequence ATGAAAATAGATGCTTCTGTCATCGCCGCAAGAAATATTATGGATGAGAGCCAAGGTAAGAGTTATCCCACATTTGCGTATTCGGTATTAGATCGTTACATTGACGGGGACATCATCATCGATAAGTCTTCGGCGCTGATCGGTATTTCTTCAGGCATTTATACAGTGGTGGGGGATGAGACGAATGACGATTTTGCATCCAGGCTGCTGCACGAATTCAAGCATAGAGAGAGACTAGATCAGAGATTTACGTTATTTTCATCCTCTGAGGGGTGGGATCGCAGAATCAATGAGCTTTTAGGGGCGAAGCTGCAGCGGCTGCAGAGGTATTCTTTTACATTCAATGAGCAGCGTTTCCTGCAATCGGGAAGAGCGGGTATGCAGGAGGGCTTCCGGCTGAACAGGATAAATGAGGAATCGCTTGAGGGGGATAGAGAGTTCGATGCGGCGTACATCCGGAAATATTGGGGATCATTAGAGCGTTTTGCGGACAAGGGCTTCGGTTTCTTTGTTACGGAACGCGAAGTAATTGCAGGAGAATGTGTCTCTATATTCTCGTCCGAACAGTATGCGGAGATTGATATCTTGACAAATCCCTTGTACAGGGGAAGGGGCATGGCGGGGTGTGTTGCCAAAGCTTTTATCCTGGAGTGCTTAGAACGTCAGATCACACCAAGGTGGGACTGTGACCTTCACAATATTGCCTCCATCCGATTGGCGCAGAAATTAAATTTTACCGCTCCAGAGACCTATTCGCTCTATGCGAGAAAGTAA
- a CDS encoding glycoside hydrolase family 88 protein: MSISEAVSTGLSRRIADTFIGQCNEQGEHEYVMERWAYVPGMLLMSVARAGVQHGEPEYLSFMQRHMDSFIGEDGSIRSYTLEEYNLDQINQGKNLFWLYAQTGEQRYAEAAHLLAAQLIGQPRTSEGGFWHKKIYPFQMWLDGLYMASPFLAEYGAVFGRPELIDEAARQLLLIERRTRDPRTGLFYHGWDESGEQEWADSSTGLSAHFWSRAMGWYAMAAVDCLEHFPLTHPQRGTVMGIFQRMCGALVEVQDQESGLWYQVLDQAGRKGNYLEATGSCMFVYAMAKALRLRYLEPSFKAAMLKGYEGILKHLVTEDEQGVHLHKICHGAGLSKDRNGSYDYYISEAVVSDVPMGVAPLLLASLEVERYVAGQ, from the coding sequence ATGTCTATATCAGAAGCAGTAAGCACAGGCTTATCCCGCAGAATTGCGGATACATTCATCGGTCAATGCAATGAACAAGGGGAGCACGAGTATGTAATGGAGCGCTGGGCGTATGTCCCCGGCATGCTGCTGATGTCAGTGGCCCGGGCCGGGGTTCAGCATGGCGAGCCTGAGTACCTCTCCTTCATGCAGCGGCATATGGACAGCTTCATCGGGGAGGACGGAAGCATCCGCTCCTACACGCTGGAGGAATATAACCTGGATCAGATCAATCAGGGCAAGAATCTGTTCTGGCTGTACGCTCAGACGGGTGAGCAGCGCTATGCGGAAGCCGCCCACCTGCTGGCAGCGCAGCTCATCGGACAGCCCCGGACCTCCGAGGGCGGCTTCTGGCATAAGAAAATATATCCCTTCCAGATGTGGCTGGACGGATTATACATGGCTTCGCCGTTCCTGGCCGAATACGGGGCAGTCTTCGGGCGTCCGGAGCTGATCGATGAAGCGGCCCGTCAGCTGCTGCTGATTGAGCGCAGAACCCGTGATCCGCGTACCGGCCTGTTCTATCACGGCTGGGATGAATCCGGGGAGCAGGAGTGGGCGGATTCCTCCACCGGATTGTCGGCTCATTTCTGGAGCCGGGCGATGGGCTGGTACGCGATGGCCGCCGTGGACTGCCTGGAGCATTTCCCGCTGACCCATCCGCAGCGGGGAACGGTAATGGGAATTTTTCAGCGGATGTGCGGTGCGCTGGTTGAGGTGCAGGATCAGGAGAGCGGCCTCTGGTATCAGGTGCTGGATCAGGCGGGACGCAAAGGCAACTACCTCGAAGCGACAGGCTCCTGCATGTTCGTCTATGCAATGGCCAAAGCTCTGCGGCTGCGTTATCTGGAGCCTTCCTTCAAGGCAGCGATGTTAAAAGGCTACGAGGGAATCCTTAAGCATCTGGTTACCGAAGATGAACAAGGCGTTCATCTGCACAAGATCTGCCACGGGGCCGGGCTCAGCAAAGACCGTAACGGCTCCTACGACTACTACATTTCCGAAGCAGTTGTATCAGATGTTCCTATGGGTGTAGCGCCGCTGCTGCTGGCTTCTCTTGAAGTGGAGAGGTATGTTGCCGGTCAATAA
- a CDS encoding FAD-dependent oxidoreductase yields the protein MRSETVNTDVTVVGGGLAGVCAAIAAARLGQRVALINNRPVLGGNSSSEVRVWVCGATSHGIHRYARETGIMGELFVENQYRNKDGNPYLWDMVVLEAVKAEPNIQLFLNTDVHEADASEDGSGQRSIRSVTGWMMGSERRITFESAVFLDCTGDGLVGFLAGAEYRLGREAREEYNEEWAPLVADDITLGSTLLFYTKDAGHPVKYIAPAMAKDITQTAIAERRIIRSGDNGCAYWWIEFGGEQDTVHDNEAIRDELWSVIYGIWDYIKNSGKFDADNMTLEWVGSTPGKREYRRFIGDYVLNQNDILAQREFPDRVAFGGWSIDLHPPQGVYATESGSKHMYSDGSYHIPFRSLYSVNVSNMLMAGRDISASHVAFGTTRVMATCAVIGEAAGIGAALCAAKGISPRELHAAHLNELQQTMLRQDASVLGLCNEDEADLALKAALSASSERSRLAVEDSAFSVTLTDNIGITVPVDPELDGIELLIDAAEAAELTVELWETGRPENYFPHTLIQSVSAPVQAGPAQWVKLPLQWKPESPRNAFLVVKANAALSLHMADEPASGMLAYGHSETPAASRDFGENPPAQPVVQWDKKKYDHKAPCLRLFAPTSAFAADKATDGYLRPYGGPHLWSSDRMASGQPEWLELAWNAPVTLREVHVTFNDDVNEDLINLHHHVTPYEILPTLVKEYRIEAYIDGNWSAVAGERDNHKRKRVHMLNEAVTADRLRVVVLGTNGSEYAEIIEVRVYG from the coding sequence ATGCGTAGTGAAACGGTCAACACGGATGTAACGGTGGTAGGCGGCGGACTGGCAGGGGTATGCGCGGCGATTGCGGCAGCCCGGCTGGGCCAGCGTGTGGCGCTGATTAATAACCGTCCGGTGCTCGGCGGCAACTCCAGCAGCGAGGTGCGGGTATGGGTCTGCGGCGCAACCTCACACGGTATCCACCGGTATGCCCGTGAAACGGGGATCATGGGCGAGCTGTTTGTGGAGAACCAGTACCGCAACAAAGACGGCAATCCGTATCTCTGGGATATGGTTGTGCTTGAAGCAGTTAAGGCCGAACCGAACATTCAGCTGTTTCTGAACACGGATGTACATGAGGCCGATGCTTCCGAGGATGGCAGCGGCCAGCGGAGCATCCGGTCCGTGACGGGTTGGATGATGGGGTCGGAGCGGAGAATTACTTTTGAGAGTGCGGTCTTTCTGGACTGTACAGGGGATGGCCTGGTAGGCTTCCTGGCAGGTGCAGAGTACCGGCTGGGCCGTGAAGCACGCGAAGAATATAATGAGGAATGGGCACCACTGGTTGCCGATGATATTACGCTCGGCAGCACACTGCTCTTCTATACCAAGGACGCAGGCCATCCGGTCAAATATATCGCTCCGGCCATGGCAAAGGATATTACACAAACCGCTATCGCCGAGCGCCGTATCATCCGCAGCGGCGACAACGGCTGCGCCTACTGGTGGATCGAATTCGGCGGCGAGCAGGACACCGTTCATGACAATGAGGCCATCCGCGACGAGCTGTGGTCTGTGATCTACGGGATCTGGGATTATATTAAGAACTCCGGCAAATTCGACGCGGACAACATGACGCTGGAATGGGTCGGTTCGACTCCGGGCAAGCGGGAGTACCGCCGGTTCATTGGCGATTATGTCCTGAATCAGAATGATATCCTGGCTCAGCGTGAATTCCCGGACCGCGTGGCGTTCGGAGGCTGGTCCATTGATCTGCATCCGCCGCAGGGAGTGTACGCTACAGAGTCAGGCTCAAAGCATATGTATTCAGACGGCAGCTATCACATCCCGTTCCGTTCGCTGTATTCGGTGAACGTCAGCAATATGCTGATGGCCGGCCGCGACATCAGCGCCTCGCATGTCGCGTTCGGCACGACCCGCGTCATGGCTACCTGCGCGGTCATCGGCGAAGCCGCCGGTATCGGCGCGGCACTCTGCGCCGCCAAGGGAATATCGCCGCGCGAACTGCATGCGGCCCACCTGAATGAGCTGCAGCAGACGATGCTGCGCCAGGACGCTTCCGTCCTCGGGCTATGCAACGAGGATGAAGCCGATCTGGCGCTGAAGGCTGCGCTCAGCGCCTCCAGCGAGCGGAGCCGGCTCGCTGTAGAGGATTCTGCGTTCAGCGTAACGCTTACCGATAACATCGGCATCACTGTTCCGGTTGATCCTGAGCTGGACGGGATTGAGCTGCTGATCGATGCGGCCGAAGCCGCAGAGCTGACGGTCGAGCTATGGGAGACCGGTCGGCCCGAGAATTATTTTCCCCATACGTTAATCCAGTCTGTATCAGCTCCCGTCCAGGCCGGACCCGCCCAGTGGGTGAAGCTCCCGCTGCAATGGAAGCCGGAGTCACCGCGCAACGCCTTCCTGGTCGTCAAGGCCAATGCTGCGCTGTCCTTGCATATGGCAGATGAGCCAGCTTCGGGAATGCTTGCATACGGGCATAGCGAGACCCCCGCTGCCTCAAGGGACTTCGGCGAGAATCCGCCCGCACAGCCGGTAGTGCAATGGGACAAAAAGAAATATGACCACAAGGCTCCCTGCCTTCGCCTGTTTGCTCCAACAAGCGCCTTCGCCGCAGACAAAGCCACCGACGGCTACCTCCGTCCGTACGGCGGGCCGCATCTGTGGTCCTCCGACCGTATGGCCTCCGGCCAGCCGGAGTGGCTGGAGCTGGCTTGGAACGCGCCGGTAACTCTGCGCGAGGTTCACGTTACCTTCAATGACGATGTCAACGAGGACTTGATCAACCTGCATCATCATGTTACGCCTTACGAAATCCTGCCAACGCTCGTTAAGGAGTATCGTATTGAAGCTTACATCGACGGTAATTGGAGTGCAGTTGCCGGGGAACGTGACAACCACAAGCGCAAGCGGGTACACATGCTGAACGAAGCTGTGACAGCCGACCGCCTGCGGGTCGTGGTCCTGGGAACCAACGGCAGCGAGTATGCGGAGATTATTGAGGTACGGGTGTATGGTTAA
- a CDS encoding glycoside hydrolase family 43 protein, with the protein MRTFRNPVLPGFYPDPSAIRVGEDYYLVTSSFEFYPGVPVFHSRDLVHWRQLGHVLDRPSQLNLDGILPSRGIWAPTLRYHQGLFYMITTFVDNDKEPHNFYVTSADPAGDWSDPVWLEDAPGIDPSLFFDEDGKVYYTGNRVPPEGQDYPKHMDIWLQEIDLAQGRLTGPKHSLWQGALKTAHAQEGPHLYSIGGWYYLLIAEGGTGHTHAVTVARSQNVTGPYEGCRANPILTHRHLGREYPIVNTGHGELVETQHGEWWMLCLASRTCGGYSRNLGRETFLTPVKWEDEWPVVNPGKGVLELEGPAPDLPVTQWPLLPVRDDFAAGELNPVWNFLRTPRGEFWSLSEHPGHLRLRLKPEVLAETGNPAYIGRRQQHLSFRAAAAMRFQPEAAGESAGLALIQNGDNHFRYERVVQDGGQLLKLTVRSRGAEQLLASAPYAQDTVQLKVEARGQDYSFYYRAADSDTWTALHDRADGRVLSTDWAGGFTGAYIGMYASAGGAQSSNVADYGWFSYEELE; encoded by the coding sequence TTGAGAACATTCCGTAATCCGGTGCTGCCGGGCTTCTACCCTGATCCTTCGGCTATCCGTGTAGGTGAAGACTATTATCTGGTCACTTCAAGCTTTGAATTCTATCCCGGGGTTCCGGTCTTTCACAGCAGAGACCTTGTCCACTGGCGCCAGCTGGGCCATGTGCTGGACCGTCCGTCCCAGCTTAATCTGGACGGGATTCTTCCGTCGAGGGGGATTTGGGCGCCGACCCTCCGGTACCATCAGGGCCTCTTTTATATGATCACGACGTTTGTTGATAATGACAAGGAACCTCATAATTTCTATGTAACCTCCGCTGATCCGGCGGGAGACTGGTCCGACCCTGTCTGGCTGGAGGATGCGCCCGGCATTGATCCTTCCCTGTTCTTCGATGAAGACGGGAAGGTATATTACACCGGTAACCGGGTTCCTCCCGAAGGCCAGGATTATCCGAAGCATATGGATATCTGGCTGCAGGAGATTGATCTGGCGCAGGGCAGACTCACCGGTCCGAAGCACAGCCTCTGGCAAGGTGCGCTGAAGACTGCACATGCCCAGGAAGGGCCGCATCTGTATTCCATCGGAGGATGGTATTATCTGCTGATCGCCGAGGGAGGCACCGGCCATACCCATGCAGTAACGGTTGCCAGAAGCCAGAACGTGACGGGGCCCTATGAGGGATGCCGGGCCAACCCGATTCTGACCCACCGCCATCTCGGCAGGGAGTACCCCATCGTGAATACGGGCCACGGGGAGCTTGTGGAGACGCAGCACGGGGAGTGGTGGATGCTCTGTCTGGCCTCCCGGACCTGCGGGGGATATTCCCGCAACCTGGGCCGGGAGACCTTCCTGACTCCGGTCAAGTGGGAGGACGAATGGCCGGTAGTGAATCCCGGCAAGGGCGTCCTTGAGCTGGAGGGGCCAGCGCCGGATCTGCCGGTGACGCAGTGGCCGCTGTTGCCGGTGCGGGATGATTTTGCTGCCGGGGAGCTTAACCCCGTCTGGAACTTCCTGCGCACGCCGCGCGGTGAATTCTGGAGCCTCAGCGAGCATCCGGGGCATCTGCGGCTGCGGCTGAAGCCGGAGGTGCTGGCGGAGACCGGCAATCCGGCTTATATCGGAAGACGGCAGCAGCATCTCAGCTTCAGAGCCGCAGCGGCAATGCGCTTCCAGCCGGAGGCCGCAGGCGAGAGCGCCGGACTGGCCCTGATCCAGAATGGGGACAACCACTTCCGCTATGAACGGGTGGTACAGGACGGAGGGCAGCTGCTGAAGCTGACCGTCCGCAGCAGAGGAGCTGAGCAATTGCTGGCCTCTGCGCCGTATGCGCAGGATACGGTACAGCTTAAGGTAGAAGCCAGGGGGCAAGATTATAGCTTTTATTATAGAGCCGCAGATTCTGACACCTGGACCGCACTGCATGATCGGGCTGACGGCCGGGTGCTGAGTACGGATTGGGCCGGAGGTTTTACAGGGGCCTATATCGGAATGTATGCCAGTGCGGGTGGAGCGCAGAGCAGCAATGTTGCGGATTACGGCTGGTTCAGCTATGAAGAGCTTGAATAG
- a CDS encoding glycoside hydrolase family 28 protein: MKTIHDSAAYPIPELPQIPQRTFRITDYGAEAEGLLCTSAIQDTLDACAAAGGGTVIIPPGIWRTGPLTLHSRINLCAERGALVCFEPDYNLYPLLFSHYEGTAGWRCQAPLDGENLSDVAITGEGIFDGSGEAWRPVKRFKRTALEWNSLLASGGALDEQGEIWWPSKEALAGEAYVLQLKENGETAMEAYLPARAYLRPALLSLRNCRRVLLEGPTFQNSPAWCLHPMGCEQVTIRHIQVRNPWYSQNGDGLDLESCTHALVEHCRFDVGDDAICLKSGKDEEGRRAGRACRYITIRHCTVYHGHGGVVIGSEMSGGVHAVRVNDCVFMGTDIGLRFKSTRGRGGVVEDILVENILMSGIVHEAVSFHLFYAGVEGSEGYDEQEVPVTEETPQFRNITLRNMACHGAATALLVNGLPEMPLAALTVENFSAISRRGIILRHAAGLKLDRIRLQTQEEPQVQMHKCSDVKLVRSGDLAITEL; encoded by the coding sequence ATGAAAACAATACATGATTCCGCAGCTTATCCAATCCCGGAGCTGCCGCAGATTCCGCAGCGGACTTTCCGTATTACAGACTATGGGGCAGAAGCTGAAGGGCTGCTGTGTACGTCTGCTATACAGGATACCCTGGATGCCTGCGCTGCCGCAGGAGGAGGAACGGTGATCATCCCGCCGGGAATCTGGCGCACCGGGCCGCTGACGCTGCACAGCCGGATCAATCTGTGTGCCGAGCGGGGGGCGCTGGTATGCTTTGAACCCGACTACAATCTGTATCCGCTGCTGTTCTCCCATTACGAAGGGACTGCCGGATGGCGTTGCCAGGCTCCGCTGGACGGGGAGAATCTGAGCGATGTAGCCATAACCGGTGAAGGCATCTTCGATGGCAGCGGCGAGGCCTGGCGTCCGGTGAAACGCTTCAAGCGGACGGCACTGGAATGGAATAGCCTGCTTGCCTCCGGGGGGGCCTTGGATGAACAGGGTGAGATATGGTGGCCTTCCAAGGAAGCGCTTGCGGGAGAAGCTTATGTTCTGCAGCTGAAGGAAAACGGCGAGACAGCAATGGAGGCTTATCTCCCTGCCCGTGCGTATCTGCGTCCTGCGCTGCTGAGCCTGCGGAATTGCCGGAGAGTGTTGCTGGAGGGGCCGACCTTTCAGAATTCTCCTGCCTGGTGTCTGCATCCCATGGGCTGTGAGCAGGTTACGATCAGACATATTCAGGTCCGTAATCCGTGGTACTCCCAGAACGGGGACGGCCTGGATCTCGAGTCATGTACACATGCGCTGGTGGAGCATTGCAGGTTCGATGTAGGCGATGATGCCATCTGCCTGAAATCCGGCAAGGATGAGGAAGGCCGCCGGGCAGGAAGAGCCTGCCGGTACATTACGATCCGCCATTGTACGGTCTATCACGGACATGGCGGGGTAGTGATCGGCAGTGAAATGTCGGGCGGTGTGCATGCGGTCCGGGTGAACGACTGCGTATTCATGGGTACGGACATTGGGCTGCGTTTCAAGAGTACCCGGGGAAGAGGCGGCGTAGTAGAGGATATCCTGGTGGAAAATATTCTGATGTCAGGCATCGTCCATGAAGCGGTATCCTTCCACCTGTTCTATGCCGGGGTTGAAGGGTCTGAGGGCTATGACGAGCAGGAGGTTCCGGTCACGGAGGAGACTCCGCAGTTCCGTAACATCACGCTGCGGAATATGGCCTGCCACGGGGCGGCAACCGCGCTGCTGGTGAACGGGTTACCGGAAATGCCGCTTGCTGCGCTTACGGTGGAGAACTTCAGCGCCATAAGCAGGCGGGGCATCATCCTGCGCCATGCAGCAGGGCTGAAGCTGGACAGGATCAGGCTGCAGACGCAGGAGGAGCCGCAGGTACAGATGCATAAGTGCAGTGATGTGAAGCTTGTCCGTTCAGGAGACCTAGCTATCACCGAGCTTTAA
- a CDS encoding pectinesterase family protein, with protein MLIIVSKNAGEGYSSLQEALDSIPPGETQAVTIRIKPGIYEEKVTIAREAPPILLLGEDQHSTIISWNDNAHTLGADGEPLRTFRTGTLNVFAEDFTAENLTIRNTSGPGTGQAVAAFVDAGQAVFRRVRLLGDQDTLYTGPGRQYYDDCYIEGDVDYIFGPATALFDRCHLHNKRSRGYITAASTPEGAAFGYVFLDCRITGGEGVSECYLGRPWRPYAHVAFIRTVMDGSVTGEGWHNWGQPDREQTSRYEEYGSSGPGACPEGRVAWSRQLTAEEAAQYRILSVLDGWHPEGY; from the coding sequence ATGTTAATTATAGTCTCAAAGAATGCCGGAGAAGGATACAGTAGTCTGCAGGAGGCGCTGGATTCCATTCCGCCGGGGGAGACACAAGCCGTAACCATACGGATTAAGCCCGGGATCTATGAGGAAAAGGTTACGATCGCCCGCGAAGCCCCGCCCATCCTGCTGCTGGGAGAGGACCAGCATTCTACCATTATCTCGTGGAATGATAATGCCCATACGCTCGGCGCGGACGGTGAACCGCTGCGCACCTTCCGCACCGGGACGCTGAACGTGTTCGCAGAAGACTTCACTGCCGAGAATCTGACCATCCGCAACACTTCCGGCCCGGGAACAGGACAGGCGGTCGCGGCGTTCGTCGATGCCGGGCAGGCTGTGTTCCGGCGTGTACGTCTGTTAGGTGACCAGGATACCCTGTATACCGGGCCGGGGCGGCAATATTATGATGATTGCTACATTGAAGGGGATGTGGATTATATTTTCGGTCCGGCCACCGCGCTGTTTGACCGCTGCCATCTCCATAACAAGCGCTCCAGAGGGTATATCACAGCGGCTTCAACGCCGGAGGGAGCCGCCTTCGGATATGTGTTCCTGGATTGCCGGATTACCGGCGGCGAAGGGGTAAGTGAGTGCTATCTCGGACGCCCTTGGCGCCCTTACGCGCATGTCGCCTTCATCCGCACGGTGATGGACGGTTCAGTGACCGGCGAAGGCTGGCATAACTGGGGGCAGCCGGACAGGGAGCAGACCAGCCGTTATGAAGAGTATGGCAGCAGCGGCCCGGGCGCTTGCCCCGAGGGCCGGGTAGCGTGGTCACGCCAGTTAACTGCGGAGGAAGCCGCGCAGTACCGGATTCTGTCTGTGCTGGATGGTTGGCATCCCGAGGGCTATTAA
- a CDS encoding AraC family transcriptional regulator, with amino-acid sequence MRMNWSVRPAAYIYWEQKKQFLLEHDTYPVWTLFAVEQGQFAYRFGDHEGEGGFGDIIVCPPGTTFYRRTLSPLTFHFIQFEWAEEGGPEDAATLGGSWTVRDVERLRSTYRYMRSIGRGIQEEPGYSRMKHMLEDLWRLLEIERSSASEELRSEETSPGPLMQQAKQWLLEHACTPMTLQELAATLDITPVQLTRRFRAAYGTAPSDFVTGLRLRRACQLLEDSRLPIEGIAQHCGYENGFYLSRVFTAKLGLTPSRYRKLHRI; translated from the coding sequence ATGCGTATGAATTGGTCGGTTCGTCCGGCAGCCTATATCTATTGGGAGCAGAAAAAACAGTTCCTGCTGGAGCACGACACCTATCCTGTGTGGACGTTATTTGCGGTTGAGCAGGGACAATTCGCTTACCGCTTCGGAGACCACGAAGGGGAGGGCGGGTTCGGGGACATCATTGTATGTCCGCCGGGGACAACCTTTTACCGGAGAACGCTTAGTCCGTTGACCTTTCATTTCATACAATTCGAATGGGCGGAAGAGGGGGGGCCGGAGGACGCCGCAACGCTTGGAGGCAGTTGGACAGTCAGGGATGTGGAGCGCCTAAGATCTACCTACCGCTATATGCGGAGTATCGGAAGAGGGATTCAGGAGGAGCCGGGGTATAGCCGGATGAAGCATATGCTGGAGGATCTCTGGAGGCTGCTTGAAATCGAGCGCAGCAGTGCATCCGAGGAGCTGCGCTCTGAAGAGACAAGTCCGGGCCCGCTGATGCAGCAGGCTAAGCAATGGCTGCTGGAGCACGCTTGTACACCTATGACCCTGCAGGAGTTGGCCGCTACCCTTGATATTACTCCAGTACAATTAACGCGGCGTTTCCGTGCGGCCTATGGGACGGCCCCTTCAGACTTCGTAACCGGACTCCGGCTTAGACGGGCCTGCCAGCTTTTGGAGGATTCCAGACTGCCCATTGAAGGGATCGCCCAGCATTGCGGTTACGAGAACGGCTTCTACCTAAGCCGGGTGTTCACGGCGAAGCTGGGATTAACGCCCTCCCGGTATCGTAAGCTGCACCGCATATAA
- a CDS encoding AraC family transcriptional regulator, protein MNSVSGPNPKYHLEDGRFSIQHMKRKGITAMPRPHSHEWTELYYLTDGERVYFVDDRVVTVHKGELILIPGRELHSTASSEKAEFERILINYDPLLLPPVLRDEQQWFQSHRYRLFRLTLREQNEAESLLNRMLEESRIRRPLYEVSVTALLTELMVLLQRSESTAQAGGTRHPLHHLVTDVATYIRAHYREALTLEETAKDFFISPSYLSRVFHRLTGFHFREYIVHIRVREAQRLLAGTPDRIQEIAGAVGFEHLSHFNKTFKKSTGLTPLQYRKEAGSQPAPES, encoded by the coding sequence ATGAACAGCGTATCTGGCCCTAATCCCAAATATCATCTTGAAGACGGACGCTTCAGCATCCAGCATATGAAGCGTAAAGGCATCACTGCGATGCCGCGCCCCCACAGCCATGAATGGACTGAGCTGTATTACCTGACGGACGGGGAGCGTGTATATTTTGTGGACGACCGGGTGGTTACGGTTCACAAAGGCGAGCTGATTCTGATTCCCGGCCGCGAGCTCCATTCCACGGCAAGCTCCGAGAAGGCCGAATTCGAGCGTATTCTGATCAATTATGACCCGCTGCTGCTGCCCCCGGTGCTGAGGGACGAGCAGCAATGGTTCCAGAGCCACCGCTACCGCTTGTTCAGGCTAACCCTGCGCGAGCAGAATGAAGCGGAGTCCCTGCTGAACCGCATGCTGGAGGAATCCCGCATCCGGCGGCCCTTGTACGAAGTCAGTGTCACCGCTCTATTGACCGAGCTGATGGTTCTGCTCCAGCGTTCAGAGAGCACGGCTCAGGCTGGCGGGACCCGCCATCCGCTGCACCATCTGGTAACCGATGTCGCCACGTATATCCGCGCCCATTACCGGGAAGCGCTTACGCTGGAAGAGACCGCCAAGGACTTTTTCATCAGTCCCTCTTATTTGAGCCGGGTATTTCATCGTCTGACCGGCTTTCATTTCCGGGAATATATCGTCCATATCAGGGTCCGCGAGGCCCAGCGCCTGCTGGCCGGTACCCCCGACAGAATTCAGGAGATCGCTGGAGCAGTCGGCTTCGAGCATCTGTCCCATTTCAATAAAACTTTTAAAAAATCAACCGGCCTGACCCCGCTCCAGTACCGCAAGGAAGCGGGGTCACAGCCTGCACCGGAGTCCTAA
- a CDS encoding alpha/beta hydrolase family protein, whose translation MESLEQYINQLTASAPRSSAFRKDIPFAEWRASLAARFIERLGGFPAQRAALEPVQLEQTFCSGYIRERIEITTYEGLRMALYLLIPEVPAGSPCPAVLAIHGHGYGSREITGLNPDGSERTGDPGLHKDFAVSLVKQGFVVAAPEVLGFGDRRLAEDLASGEPGRNSCFRLSSALLMAGQTMAGCRIYETMRALDYLQGREEVDGERIGIMGISGGGLVAGFTAALDERISSAVVSGYANTFQASILTRHHCLDNYIPGILLEAEMPDLLGLIAPRGLFLEAGDADHLFGPAGVREALERLEQIYAAEGHGGQLAADFFTGGHEIHGEPAYAWLLKQLAGPQE comes from the coding sequence ATGGAATCACTTGAACAATATATCAATCAACTGACGGCTTCTGCACCTCGGAGTTCTGCCTTCCGCAAGGACATCCCCTTTGCGGAATGGCGGGCATCCCTTGCCGCGAGGTTCATAGAGCGGCTGGGCGGATTTCCCGCTCAGCGGGCGGCGCTTGAACCGGTACAGCTGGAGCAGACGTTCTGCAGCGGATACATCCGCGAACGTATCGAGATTACCACCTATGAAGGACTTAGAATGGCCCTGTATCTCCTGATCCCGGAGGTGCCGGCAGGCTCTCCCTGCCCGGCTGTGCTGGCTATTCACGGGCATGGCTACGGCAGCCGCGAGATCACCGGCTTGAACCCGGACGGGTCGGAGCGGACGGGGGACCCGGGTCTGCATAAGGATTTTGCGGTCTCGCTGGTGAAGCAAGGCTTCGTCGTTGCGGCTCCCGAGGTACTCGGATTCGGAGACAGGCGTCTGGCTGAGGATCTGGCCAGCGGCGAGCCTGGACGTAATTCCTGCTTCCGCCTGTCCTCGGCGCTGCTGATGGCAGGGCAGACGATGGCAGGTTGCCGTATCTATGAGACGATGCGGGCGCTGGATTATCTGCAGGGGCGGGAAGAGGTTGACGGGGAACGGATCGGCATTATGGGCATCTCCGGCGGCGGGCTGGTGGCGGGCTTCACGGCTGCACTGGATGAACGGATCAGCAGTGCGGTGGTTAGCGGCTATGCCAATACGTTCCAAGCCAGCATTCTCACCCGGCATCATTGTCTGGACAATTATATTCCGGGCATTCTGCTGGAAGCGGAGATGCCGGATCTGCTGGGCCTGATTGCACCACGCGGGCTGTTCCTGGAGGCGGGAGACGCAGATCATCTGTTTGGTCCCGCCGGCGTGAGGGAGGCTCTGGAGCGGCTGGAGCAAATCTATGCCGCAGAGGGCCATGGCGGGCAGCTTGCGGCGGATTTTTTCACAGGGGGCCATGAGATTCACGGGGAACCGGCATATGCCTGGCTGCTTAAGCAGCTTGCCGGTCCCCAGGAGTAG